ACGAAGCTCGAAGGCAACGGCTCCACTATCTCCTCCGAGGTTGTATGGAATGAGCTGTCTTCCAACGAAGGCGCAACGGGCGGAGGCGTCAGCAACGTCTTCGCGCTGCCCACATGGCAGACCGGAGCGAACGTTCCCAAACCCACAACAAGCGCTGGCGGACGCGGCGTTCCCGATGTCGCCGGAAACGCGGATCCATCCACCGGCTACAACGTTCTCGTCGACGGTCAAAGCCTCGTCATCGGAGGCACAAGCGCCGTAGCTCCTCTCTGGGCCGGATTGATCGCCGTCGCAAATGCTCAAAATGGAAAGTCCGCGGGGTTTCTCCAGCCGCAGATATATAAAGCCAATTCCCAATCTGCCTTCCGAGACGTCACTTCCGGCAACAACGGAGCATTCTCTGCCGGTCCCGGCTGGGACGCCTGCACCGGTCTCGGATCACCCATCGCAAATCGACTCATCGCTGCAGTCGCGCCATCCAAAGCAAGCAAACCTGGCAGACAAACGAAAACATCGGGCAAATCCGCACGTCCGGCTTGATTGAGCAAACGATATCGCTCCACCCCAGCCACCAATCTGCTTGAAGAATTTTGCGCGCTACAACGCAGAAGACGTCCGGCCAGCCACGCTCGCTAAATCCTCGGGAGTATCTATATCCAGCTCGCCACCCACCAACTCCACACTCTGCACATTGCGCAACATCTCCCGCGCACCTGAGTCCCCGTGCAGTTGCGCTAACTCGGCAAAACGATCAGCAGGAAAATATGCAGGCACGCCATGCCGCCCGGCATAAGCTGAAGCCATCGTTTCTCCCGTCGTCATCAGCAGTCGTAGATGCTCCGGCGTCACCGCAGGCATATCGCACGTCATCACAACGCACCCATCCACATCGTACAAAGCGCGCACGCCACAACCGATCGAGCCTCCCATCCCCGAAGCCCAATCTTCATGGACGATGACGACTGCATCTTCCAACAAACACTGTGCTCGAATCAGCTCCGCTGAAGCCCCTAGCACCACCACAACAGGTCGGCAGCCAGCCTCGCGCGCCACCCGCACCGCACGCTCCAGCAGCGCTTCGCCATCCAGCCGAGCAAGTTGTTTAGGAGAGCCAAAGCGCATCGAGGCTCCCGCAGCTACGATCACCGCAGCCGTCTTGCGTGTCGTCATCTGCCATCCAGCGCACAATGTGTCCGCAAATATCGCGAAGCCCCGCCTTGCTCCAGATACCGCGACACATCCTCTGCCGAAAGCCTCCGCGCCGCGCCCATCTTACCCTGGCATACCGCGTGAACCTCAGCCATCACGGCAAGTGCAATCGCCTCCGCGCCATCACCGCCCAGGTCCAGCCCAACCGGAGCAAACAACCCGTCACAACACTCCGCGACACTGCACCCCAGGGCCTCCGCAGCTTCGCTCAGCAGCAGCGAACTTCTGTGCCGCGCTCCCAGCAATCCCATATAGCGCGGACGCACCGGCAACAGCGCCTTCAGAATCCCACGGTCCTGTTCATAACTATGCGTCATCACCACGACGGCATCATCCGCATGAATCCCTAGCCGCGCAATGCCCGTATCCCCGGTACAAACCACCCGCTCCGCCTCAGGAAAACGATCCGCTCTCGCCAACTGCCCGCGCCCATCCGCCACAATCACAGTCCACCCAAGCAACGACGCGATCTTCACCAGCGGCTTCGCATCATCTCCCGCACCCAGCACAAACAACCGCTGCGGAGCGTCCAGCTCCTCGACAAAGCGACCCTCATGTTCCTCGCCGGCACGCAACCCATGGGCACAAGCGAGTTTCTTCTCTCCCAGTCCCTCACTCGCAAACTCCACCGTCCCATCGCGCAGCACCACACGCCGCAGAGCACGCCCATCGCCTGGCAACCACGTCACAACCGTGCTGATCTCGCCAGCAAGCGACCGCTCCATCGCCATCATCAGTGCCTCGAACTCAGCCGTGCCCGCAGCTTCAACCAGCAAATCAACGACACCGCCACATCCCAGGCCAAACGGCACCTCAGCCGTGTCGTCAAACATCGTCGAGTAGCGCTCCACCACCGCGCCATCGCGAACCATCCAGGCAGCCTTGCGGACGATCTCCGCCTCCAGGCATCCTCCACTGATCGTCCCGGCATACTCACCCGTTGCACCCAGCAGCAACCGCGCACCCGGTCGTCGATAGCTCGAGCCCACCGCACGCACCAGCGTTACCAGAGCAGTTAAACCGCCCTGACGCCACAGCCGCACAATGCGCCGCCGCTCAATCATGTACCAAGATTACGCCTTTTCAAGTGCGAGGAGATGCCGCGCCAGGCCGCAACGGCACCTTGCCGCTAGAGCCAGATATAGATCTCTCTGTTTGTCATTCCCGAAGGGAATCTGCGTTCCGCTTCGGATGCCACAGTGCGTCTGGAAGAGAACGGCACTAGCTCTTTTCAGAAAATGTGTGAATGCCGCACTCCAGCTTCTTCCCACCCCAGCGCCCGCTGCGCGGATCAGCCCCAGCCTCTGGAATAGCCGTGCAGGGCTCGCAGCCGATGCTCGTATATCCGCGCGCATAAAGCTCAAGCTGCGGAATCCCATGCTCCTCGGCATACTTCGTCACGTCGTTCCACGTCCAGTCCGCAAGCACGCTGATCTTCTTCATGTGCTTGCCCGTAGGCGTCGTGTGATTTTCAACCTTCTTCAACCCCGCACGCGTCGGCGACTGCTCACGCCTGAGCCCGGTAAACCACCAGTCGAACGGCTCCAGCGACCGCATCAGCGGCTCAACCTTGCGAATCTGGCAGCACTGCGTCGGCTGCACAATGTAGAGCAACCCAAACTGCTTCTCATGCTCTTCCTTCGTCGTCGCTGGCATCGCATTGACGAGATTCAGCCCCCACTCCTTCACCATGCGGTCGCGATAATCGATCACTTCCTTGAAGTGATATCCGGTCTCCAGAAAGATCACCGGCACATCCGGCACTCGCTTCCGCAGCAGGTCGAGCACGACCATGTCCTCGGTCTGAAAGCTGCTCGTGAAGCACACACTTCCCCGCTGGGCGTTACGCACCACTTCATCCACCAGCTTCTCCGCCGTCAACGTCTCGTAATCGACCGCGCTCTCAATCACCGTGTCACTCTCCTCAACACCTCGGCATCGTCCAGTCCTTCGCCGAGCACCAGATCGTCACCGGCAAACTTCTCAATCGCCGCCACCGTCGCCGCATCCAGTTTGCGCGCCGTAACCGCAACCACACCGGCCAGCTGCAAAGCCCGCGCAACGCCAGCAACAGCATCTTCTGGAATCAGCGAATCATCAATGCTCACAGCCCTCTGCCCTAATAGATGCAGCTCGCCCACCAATTGCTTCGCAAGTTCCGCACGCCCAGGAACAACCACCAGCGTCGCACGCGAGTCGGAATCCTCAACACCATCCACCGCATCGACGATCATCGCCGCGCCCACCGTCGCGTTCGTCAGGCCGTCGATCAGGATCATCGCGCCAGTCGCACGGTTCTCAGCATACGGATCGAAGAACAGCGGCAGGTTCGTCTCAAACTCCACCTCGGCGATCTCATTCATCGCCAATTGCACCGCATCCACCTGCGCAAGCGAATTTACATCCACGCGATACCGAATCGCCCGCACCGTAGCTCGCACCGTCCGCGTCGTGTGCTTCGCCACATACGTTCTGCCCACCACCAGCGGCGTCTCGTGCATCCACACCACCATCGCGCGGAAGTGCCGGTTGATGCGCGGCAACTGCTCCCCAGCAGCAATCAGCATCTCACCACGGCTCAGGTCAATCTCATCAGCCAGTTCCACCGTAACGCTCTGCGGATGAGCGGCCACCTCAAGATCACCGTCATACGTCACAATGCGCTTCACAGTCGTCTCACGCATCGAAGGAAGCGCCACCACACGCTCGCCGGCACGAAGCACACCACGCGCCACCTGCCCCGCAAACCCGCGGAAGTTCGCATCCGGCCGCTGCACCAATTGCACTGGGAACCGCATCGACCCGCCGGTCTCATCCACGCGCAAAGGCACAGTCTCCAGATACTCCAGCAGCGTCGGCCCCTCGTACCAGGTCATGACCTTACTGGGAGACACAACATTGTCGCCCTCCAGCGCACTCACCGGAATGACCTCTACGCTCTTCAGCCCAAGATGCGCAGCCAGCTCCAGAAACTCCTTACGAATCGCCCGAAAGCTCTCCTCCGAGTAGGCAATCAGGTCCATCTTGTTGACCGCAGCAACCACATGCGGAATCCCCAGCAACGCAGCGATATACGTGTGACGCCGCGACTGCGGCAGCAAACTCCCCTGCTTCAGATACGCATTCGCATCAATCAGCACCACAGCAACATCAGCCGTCGAAGCCCCCGTCGCCATATTGCGCGTGTACTGCTCATGCCCCGGCGTGTCGGCAATAATGAACTTCCGCCGCGATGTCGAAAAGTAGCGATACGCCACATCGATCGTGATGCCTTGCTCACGCTCCGCCTTCAGGCCGTCAGTCAGCAGCGAAAAATCCACATGCCCATTGGCCGCGCGGTTCACGCGGCTCTTCTTCACCGCCGCCAACTGGTCTTCGTAAACGCTCTTCGTATCGTGCAGCAGACGCCCAATCAGCGTGCTCTTGCCATCGTCCACGCTGCCTGCTGTCGTAAAGCGCAACATCTCCTGCCCAAGATGCGCCTCAAGAAACTCCTCAAACTTCGCGCCAGATACCTGTTCCACTGTTCCCGCCTGCGCCATTAGAAGTAGCCCTCCCGCTTCTTCACTTCCATCGAGCCTTCTTCATCGTGGTCAATCGCGCGGTTCTCCCGCTCGCTCCGCCGAAACGTCATCAGCTCTTCAATAATCTTCGGCAACGTGTCCGCCTCGCTGCGGATCGCGCCCGTGCAAGGCATACAGCCCAGGCTGCGCATCCGCACCTTCAGCGTCTCGACCTTCTCGCCGGGCAACAACCTCGTGTCGTCATACACCAGCGTCATCGCACCGCCCCGCACCACCAGCGGACGCTCCTTCGCAAAGTACAGTGGCACAATCGGAATCTTCTCCGCATACAGATACAGCCAGATGTCCAGCTCGGTCCAGTTCGAAAGCGGAAACACGCGAATGCTCTCGCCCTTCCTCAATCGCGAGTTGTACAAGCTCCACAACTCCGGCCGCTGATTCTTCGGGTCCCACTGCCCCGCCGTATCGCGGAAGCTGTAAACCCGCTCCTTCGCGCGGCTCTTCTCCTCATCGCGCCGAGCCCCGCCAAACGCCGCATCGAACCCACCCTCGGCCAACCCATCCAGCAAGCTGCGCGTCTTCAGCAGCCCGCAGCAGTTCTGCGTCCCCAGCTTCCACGGAGCCGCCCCCGCCGCAATCGCCTCTTCATTGCGATGCACAATCAGCTCCGCGCCAATCTCTTTCGTATAGTTGTCCCGAAACGCGATCATCTCCGGAAACTTATAGCTCGTATCCACATGCAGCAGCGGAAACGGAATCTTCCCCGGATAAAACGCCTTCTGCGCCAGCCGCAGCATCACTGACGAGTCCTTCCCAATCGAGTACAGCATCACAGGTCGCGCAAACTCCGCCACAGCCTCGCGCATAATGGCAATGCTCTCAGCCTCCAACGCCTGCAGATGGTTCAGTTGGGCTGGCTGGATGACTTCATTCGGTTCTAGGGCAATCATTCGTATGCTCCGGGAAACTACATCTCAGCCAAGGTCGCAATCGAATGCCTGCTGAGGTAAAGGTCTGGGTTGTAAGGGGGACAGTGCCGGCTAGCGGGGACAGCGCCGGAGAGCGATCATCCGGCAACAACACGCGCGCTGAATCGACGACACCATGCATTTAGTATAGTTGCCGCCACTTGCAACCGCAACAGCGCAGCGACGAATCCACGGCAACACACCAGCGTCGGCATCTGCTAAACTAAGCAAGTCGATACAGCGAACCTCGAAGCTCTCCCAGGGCATTCGACTCAGGAAACCGCTCCAGATCATCGACATCCGCAATACACAGTCGGGGCGTAGCGCAGTCTGGTAGCGCACCTGCTTCGGGAGCAGGGGGTCGTTGGTTCGAATCCAATCGCCCCGACCATTCCTCAGATATTTCCCTGAACAAGATGGTTCGCGCACTCGCGCGAATGCCCAATCATGCGATAAAACTGCATGAATGGGGCACCCAGTGTATAGATTTCATTCGATGTGTGGGCCACCCGCCAGGACTCTATGCCAATGACATTTGTTGCTCAGCTTTGGTCTAAACATAAGACGGCTTCGGTTTCAATCGTTACCTGCATTTTGGAGATAATTACCGTTTGGGGCATAGTGCTAATCATCCACTTCTCATCAGGGCCGTCTGCTCCGCTCAGTCTGGTCTCGATCGCTTCCACTGCGTGGATTCTTGGCAGCATCACGTCTATCGTGTTTGCGGTGATAGCGATATTCGTAGATCAACGTCGAGAGGTTGGTTTTCTCTCTCTACTCTTGGCCGTGGCTGTCTTCATCGTCTGTGGCCTCCCCATGCTGGTATGAAGACAATAGTCGTGAATGTTTCGATGCTTTTCGCCCCAAATAACAATTGCATGGGCGGGTGGCCCATGCACCAAATGACTCCTATACTCTGGGTGCCCCAATCATGCAGCTTTACCGCATGATTGGGCATTCGCGTACAGCGCGAACCGCTTTTCTCTTCCACGAAACACATACACCGTACCGACATCAATCGACCCACACCAAGATCAAGCCGGACAACTCATGCAAGCCCCCACCAGCTGCCCCACCCTTCGCGCTCCTGCGAAATGGAGCACCGCTCAACGATTCCTCTCAAGCGCAATGGCCGGCCCATAGTTCGAATCCCCCAGATAAAACGCATTCAGTGGGAACGTTTTCCCCTCCGGCAGCCTCGCCACAACCGTAACCGAACCATGCACCAGGTCGCCATCTGCCAGAGGAATCCATCCATCGACAAACCGCACCCTCCCGGTCGGCGCAGGGCCACTTCCGGTTCCGCTTACCGTAGCGCTGAATCGGACCACCGATCCGGCAACAGGATGCGCAGGCTCATACGAAAACTCCATGCTCGCCTTCGTCTTTGAAGACGAATCAACAGCATGCGTAACCGAACTCCGAAACGACAAATCGCCGCCAGAGTCCAGCGCCCTGAACACCCCGCCGCAGACGATCACAGCCAAAACCGCACCCATCAGTACAAACCGAAGGTCAAACGCTCTGTCGTCCAAACTACTGAACGCCGGAATTCCACTCTGTACCGGGACAATCGCCTGAACCGCAGCCGCCTCGTGATATCCACGCACATGAATGGCCGCCAGATCGCTCAGCAGATCAAACCAAAGCCGCACCCGCCGGAGCAGTCCCGTCTCATCCCGCATACGATCTCGAAACAGATGCAACGCCTCATCGCCATAGCTCTGGCGAAACCTCCGAGGATAGAGCTTCAACACCAGCAGATAAATTCGCTCAGACATATCCGCCCTCCAGCACTCCTTTAGACCGGGCCACACGCAACAGCTCCTCCAGCCGCTCCGTCTCTTCCCGCACACGCTTACCTCCGGTAACAGTAAGCCTGTAGCAGCGCCGACGGTCCGAACTCTCCGTCTCCACCTCGTCGATGTACCCAGCCTCAAGAAGAGTTTGAATTGAACCGTATAAAGTCCCCGGTCCTAAACGCACCCGCCCGGAAGTCTGCTCAGCAACACGGCGCATCACCCCATAGCCATGCAGGTCCCCATCCACCAGAGCAAGCAGGATGTGGAAGGCAGCCGAGGGTAACGGATCGAGAGTTTTCTTTGGCATAGTCGTAAATCGATATATCGACTAACGACTATAATCTCTATCAGCAATCTTTGCAATAGAAATCGCCGAACCCATCGAAAAAACCATGTCAAGCCCCCACGCATCCCAAATCTCCCGCAACCCCCACAAAACAATCAGAAATTACTCACTCCAATCTGGCGGTTTAGTTTTCTCCGCCCGGCTACAATGGAAATAGCAGATAACAAACACAAAAGCCCCGGACACAACCCGAGTCTTCGCATCTCTAAACCCTTTGCTCCAGGGAGCAGAATGGCAGGAGAGAAGTACCCCACGCCTAACCCATTTATTTTTAATACTTTAGTACTTAAGTACGGGGAGGGGGTACCAACTGCAAATGCCGCGAGATAGGAAGCGCCGCACCCATCCGCAAGTGCTAGCCTTGATTACGACTTCCACCCACTCGGAGCCCCATGGACTTTGAACAACTGAAGACATTCCTTGAGGTCTGGCACCAGAAGAGCTTCTCGAAAGCTGCCAGAAAGCTCCGCATCACCCAGCCGGCCGTCTCCGCGCAGATCCACTCGCTCGAACGCGAGGTCGGCGAGCGGCTCTTCGACCGCAAGGGCGGCAAAATCACCTTCACCCCCGCAGGCCGCGTCTTCGAGCCCTTCGCCGAGCACGCCCTCGACTGCCAGCGCCATCTCCTCCTGATGGTCTCCGAGCAGCGCCGCTCCCCTCGCGGCGAAATCTCCATCAGCGCCCAGGAGTCCACGAGCCTCTACGTCCTGCCCGATGTCTTCGCCGAATTCAAAAAGCACTTCCCCAAAGTCGCCCTCAAAATCGCCCGCGCCGAGCGCGCCCGCACCATCGAAGCCCTGCTCGCCCGCGAAGTCGACTTCGGCGTCGTCTCGCTCCCGGTCACCGACAAACGCTTCGTCGTCGAAACCCTGCACATCGACGAACTCGCGCTCGCCGTTCCAAAGGGACATCCCCTCACTTCAGTCGCGAATCCAGGCCCGAAGGACCTCGTAAAATTCCCGTTCCTTCTGCCCAAACAAGGACGCCAGCGCGACCTCTTTCTCAACCTCTTCCGCATGCACGACATCTATCCCAAATCCGTCATGGAAGTAGAAAGCAGCGAACTGATGAAGCGATTCATCCTCGCAGGACTTGGAATCGGCTTCCTGCCAAGCATCAACATCGACGCGGAAGTAAAAGCCGGCAGCATCGCCATCATCAAAATCGAAGAGCTGAAGGTCTCCCGCGACCTCGGCCTGATCTACCTGAAGGAAAAGACCCTTCCCCACGCAGCCAAAGCTTTTTTACAGATCGCAATCGGAGGCGTGCGGCTCGATCCCTTCGAGTCGTCGAACCGCACCCCATCCCGCGACTAGCAAAATACGCGCCAGGTCTACAGCGCCGTATCACCTCGTTCACGGTTGCGAATCCGAATAGCATCGGCGGCTTTGAAGAGAAATATCTTGCCATCGCCTATCTCGCCTGTCGCCGCGTTCGCAGCAATTGTCTCCACAATCTGCTCTACGCGGTTATCGGCAACGACGATCTCAATGCGCAGTTTGGGAATCAGGCTGACCTCATACTCGCGCCCGCGATAGGTCTCGCTATGGCCCTTCTGCCGCCCGTGTCCGCGCACCTCCGACACCGTCATCCCCTCGATGCCAAGCTCCGAGAGCGCCTCTTTAATCTGGTCAAATTTACTTGGCCTTACAATCGCTTCGATCTTCGTCATATCTCCCTCTCATCCAACAGGGTTAAGTTGAGCGGATTACTCTCACCGTGCGAAGAATGAAGCTTTCAGGAGACAGCCTGCGCTGTCCTCTGAAAGCAGTACTTAGTCCTTCAAGCCATGCGAGCCCGTAGGCGTTCCAAGTGCTGTGATGACATACTCGGGATACGCTGAGATACCATGCTCGTGCAGATCGAGGCCATACAACTCGCCCTCTTTCGACACGCGCAGCGTACCCGTCAGATTGACCAGCCACATCACCAGCATCGCAACCGCAAACGTCGAGCAGGTAATAATTGCGCTGCCGATAAACTGCGCCTTCAGCAGCGTCAATCCGCCACCGTAAAAGAGCCCCTTCAGCGGAGCACTGTTGTCCGGCGCAATCGGTCCGGTCGCACCATACTTACCCACAGCAAACAGGCCAAGCGACAGCGTCCCCCAGATGCCGCAGATGCCATGCACCGGCACCGCGCCGATCGGGTCATCGATACGCAGCCACTCCAGCAGTTCGACACCGTAAACTACGATGATGCCTGCAATACCCCCCAGGAGTATTGCCCCAGTCGGGCTGACCCAGTAACAAGGACACGTAATCGCGACCAGGCCGGCAAGGAAGCCGTTCACCGTAAAGCTCATGTCCCACTTCTTGCTCATGAAGTACGCAACAAACATCGCAGTCAGGCCAGCAGCACATGCAGCCAGTGTGGTGTTCGCCGAAACTCGGCCGATGCCCTCGAAGTCCATCGCCGAAAGCGTGCTGCCTGGGTTGAATCCATACCACCCGAACCACAGCAGCAAGCCGCCCGACGCAGCAATCGTCAGGTCATGCGGAAGCATCGGCCCGCCACCATCGCGCTTGAACTTCCTGCCAAGGCGCGGCCCAAGTACAAGCGAACCGGCAAGCGCAATCACACCGCCAATCGTGTGGACAACGGTAGATCCGGCGAAGTCATGAAAGCTCTGGCCGAGCCCAGGCAGAAAGAATCCGGCAGAACCCATCGTTGCGAGGAAGCCATCCGGCCCCCAGGCCCAGTGACCAATAATCGGATAGATAAAGCCCGACACCGCCACGCTGTAAAGCAGATCGCCCACGAATCCAGTGCGCCCGATCATCGCCCCGGAAGTAATCGTCGAGCACGTATCGGCAAACGCAAACTGGAATATCCAGAAGGCCAGGAACGCCACGCCCGTTCCTTCATACGTTGCAGGCGCGTCCTTCAAAAAGAACCAGTGATATCCAATGAACCCATTGCCATGGCTGAACATAAACGCGAAACCAATCGCATAGAACAGCAGGCCGCACAAGCATGTATCGACCACGCATTCCATCAGCACGTTCACCGTCTCTCGCGAACGGCAGAAGCCGGCTTCGAGCATCGTGAACCCGACCTGCATACCAAACACGAGAAACGCCGCAATCAGTGTCCAGGCCGTATTCACAGGATTGACAATGTCCGCTGCCTTCACCGGCGAGTCCGCTGCAAACACCTTGGTAAAGCACAGATCAGACACAGCGTGCGCAAGAAACAGCACCGCAGCCACGCC
This is a stretch of genomic DNA from Edaphobacter acidisoli. It encodes these proteins:
- a CDS encoding nucleotidyltransferase family protein; protein product: MTTRKTAAVIVAAGASMRFGSPKQLARLDGEALLERAVRVAREAGCRPVVVVLGASAELIRAQCLLEDAVVIVHEDWASGMGGSIGCGVRALYDVDGCVVMTCDMPAVTPEHLRLLMTTGETMASAYAGRHGVPAYFPADRFAELAQLHGDSGAREMLRNVQSVELVGGELDIDTPEDLASVAGRTSSAL
- a CDS encoding XdhC family protein; translated protein: MIERRRIVRLWRQGGLTALVTLVRAVGSSYRRPGARLLLGATGEYAGTISGGCLEAEIVRKAAWMVRDGAVVERYSTMFDDTAEVPFGLGCGGVVDLLVEAAGTAEFEALMMAMERSLAGEISTVVTWLPGDGRALRRVVLRDGTVEFASEGLGEKKLACAHGLRAGEEHEGRFVEELDAPQRLFVLGAGDDAKPLVKIASLLGWTVIVADGRGQLARADRFPEAERVVCTGDTGIARLGIHADDAVVVMTHSYEQDRGILKALLPVRPRYMGLLGARHRSSLLLSEAAEALGCSVAECCDGLFAPVGLDLGGDGAEAIALAVMAEVHAVCQGKMGAARRLSAEDVSRYLEQGGASRYLRTHCALDGR
- a CDS encoding phosphoadenylyl-sulfate reductase, which translates into the protein MIESAVDYETLTAEKLVDEVVRNAQRGSVCFTSSFQTEDMVVLDLLRKRVPDVPVIFLETGYHFKEVIDYRDRMVKEWGLNLVNAMPATTKEEHEKQFGLLYIVQPTQCCQIRKVEPLMRSLEPFDWWFTGLRREQSPTRAGLKKVENHTTPTGKHMKKISVLADWTWNDVTKYAEEHGIPQLELYARGYTSIGCEPCTAIPEAGADPRSGRWGGKKLECGIHTFSEKS
- the cysN gene encoding sulfate adenylyltransferase subunit CysN; translation: MAQAGTVEQVSGAKFEEFLEAHLGQEMLRFTTAGSVDDGKSTLIGRLLHDTKSVYEDQLAAVKKSRVNRAANGHVDFSLLTDGLKAEREQGITIDVAYRYFSTSRRKFIIADTPGHEQYTRNMATGASTADVAVVLIDANAYLKQGSLLPQSRRHTYIAALLGIPHVVAAVNKMDLIAYSEESFRAIRKEFLELAAHLGLKSVEVIPVSALEGDNVVSPSKVMTWYEGPTLLEYLETVPLRVDETGGSMRFPVQLVQRPDANFRGFAGQVARGVLRAGERVVALPSMRETTVKRIVTYDGDLEVAAHPQSVTVELADEIDLSRGEMLIAAGEQLPRINRHFRAMVVWMHETPLVVGRTYVAKHTTRTVRATVRAIRYRVDVNSLAQVDAVQLAMNEIAEVEFETNLPLFFDPYAENRATGAMILIDGLTNATVGAAMIVDAVDGVEDSDSRATLVVVPGRAELAKQLVGELHLLGQRAVSIDDSLIPEDAVAGVARALQLAGVVAVTARKLDAATVAAIEKFAGDDLVLGEGLDDAEVLRRVTR
- the cysD gene encoding sulfate adenylyltransferase subunit CysD; translation: MIALEPNEVIQPAQLNHLQALEAESIAIMREAVAEFARPVMLYSIGKDSSVMLRLAQKAFYPGKIPFPLLHVDTSYKFPEMIAFRDNYTKEIGAELIVHRNEEAIAAGAAPWKLGTQNCCGLLKTRSLLDGLAEGGFDAAFGGARRDEEKSRAKERVYSFRDTAGQWDPKNQRPELWSLYNSRLRKGESIRVFPLSNWTELDIWLYLYAEKIPIVPLYFAKERPLVVRGGAMTLVYDDTRLLPGEKVETLKVRMRSLGCMPCTGAIRSEADTLPKIIEELMTFRRSERENRAIDHDEEGSMEVKKREGYF
- a CDS encoding Ig-like domain-containing protein produces the protein MSERIYLLVLKLYPRRFRQSYGDEALHLFRDRMRDETGLLRRVRLWFDLLSDLAAIHVRGYHEAAAVQAIVPVQSGIPAFSSLDDRAFDLRFVLMGAVLAVIVCGGVFRALDSGGDLSFRSSVTHAVDSSSKTKASMEFSYEPAHPVAGSVVRFSATVSGTGSGPAPTGRVRFVDGWIPLADGDLVHGSVTVVARLPEGKTFPLNAFYLGDSNYGPAIALERNR
- a CDS encoding PadR family transcriptional regulator, coding for MPKKTLDPLPSAAFHILLALVDGDLHGYGVMRRVAEQTSGRVRLGPGTLYGSIQTLLEAGYIDEVETESSDRRRCYRLTVTGGKRVREETERLEELLRVARSKGVLEGGYV
- a CDS encoding LysR family transcriptional regulator; translated protein: MDFEQLKTFLEVWHQKSFSKAARKLRITQPAVSAQIHSLEREVGERLFDRKGGKITFTPAGRVFEPFAEHALDCQRHLLLMVSEQRRSPRGEISISAQESTSLYVLPDVFAEFKKHFPKVALKIARAERARTIEALLAREVDFGVVSLPVTDKRFVVETLHIDELALAVPKGHPLTSVANPGPKDLVKFPFLLPKQGRQRDLFLNLFRMHDIYPKSVMEVESSELMKRFILAGLGIGFLPSINIDAEVKAGSIAIIKIEELKVSRDLGLIYLKEKTLPHAAKAFLQIAIGGVRLDPFESSNRTPSRD
- a CDS encoding P-II family nitrogen regulator; protein product: MTKIEAIVRPSKFDQIKEALSELGIEGMTVSEVRGHGRQKGHSETYRGREYEVSLIPKLRIEIVVADNRVEQIVETIAANAATGEIGDGKIFLFKAADAIRIRNRERGDTAL
- a CDS encoding ammonium transporter, giving the protein MPRTLDAGLHLTLSQKLSRFSDRLRQPEWRKYGMVTLAGKVLGVAAVLFLAHAVSDLCFTKVFAADSPVKAADIVNPVNTAWTLIAAFLVFGMQVGFTMLEAGFCRSRETVNVLMECVVDTCLCGLLFYAIGFAFMFSHGNGFIGYHWFFLKDAPATYEGTGVAFLAFWIFQFAFADTCSTITSGAMIGRTGFVGDLLYSVAVSGFIYPIIGHWAWGPDGFLATMGSAGFFLPGLGQSFHDFAGSTVVHTIGGVIALAGSLVLGPRLGRKFKRDGGGPMLPHDLTIAASGGLLLWFGWYGFNPGSTLSAMDFEGIGRVSANTTLAACAAGLTAMFVAYFMSKKWDMSFTVNGFLAGLVAITCPCYWVSPTGAILLGGIAGIIVVYGVELLEWLRIDDPIGAVPVHGICGIWGTLSLGLFAVGKYGATGPIAPDNSAPLKGLFYGGGLTLLKAQFIGSAIITCSTFAVAMLVMWLVNLTGTLRVSKEGELYGLDLHEHGISAYPEYVITALGTPTGSHGLKD